One window of the Lepeophtheirus salmonis chromosome 7, UVic_Lsal_1.4, whole genome shotgun sequence genome contains the following:
- the LOC121121786 gene encoding uncharacterized protein codes for MEEILGKPWCKRLSLRSFMLSALAINIFISLTIANPRPKSKPQNGEEEYYYTEYGEDYEGDNDYYYDNYDEYGAERGPQRGDQSPSERPETTTVTTKIEVVRVLSKNRPSYYWSIDEGIEGYLMRTPTIYRVVSPGLHGDNSVSFEVENRPGHYLIHRDGQLFVEEFRNNPTFKREGSWIIRQNQFFNGFTSFESAIRPGYFIRHRNRRLQLSEILSDRDKEDAAFQMVDPYGGGIVERYDRWKSMIGRTLRVESRAMPSNYWWVSRPRSDYPNEPLPSALRREWHVFRMVNGLGGEGTVSFESTLQPGYFLRNRGGILTAERGQSRDGDYRRECSFRVTENKFFDGYVSFHDMRNENLWIRQNNGALQLTELSNDSDKSDASFLMSEVEFVRPPPLPNNERPPPPPPNTERPPPPVTRPPPPPITRPPPPPITRPPPPPPITRPPPPPPITRPPPPPITRPPPPPITRAPPPPITRAPPPNLEPPVTRPPPPPITRPPPPPVTRPPPPPWPVTRPPPPEVTRPSPQPRPNTRPPPPRTTSIAPNYGSYGENEYYSTYPCADYKPGEDDLQNFDFIRKFQLDVNLDGYPGVSRVRGSNQMQTAYGIDSSADLSMRTTRTFNQGLPEQFSFVTTFRAKEPIQNRWHLIRITDGSGNPQFAVGLDPRRRTIEFSIMKYDRTLQTLTWNKDDIFVPVDQWTKVHFGVFRDNVLLYVNCEPVGAQPLEVVDSRINLNGEILIAKDADSSATMPVDLQWMVMTCDPDSVRRETCDELPQKEQPQLPQCEKTCPAGPPGSQGLPGRGGRPGEVGERGAPGRPGNTGETGKQGFPGLPGEIGRPGVQGSPGLRGPSGPEGLKGEIGLPGPLGPPGARGKEGPSGKPGPSGEQGRPGLPGQQGKTGERGPAGDITTVVGPVGPPGPKGSEGLSGLPGLDGIPGAKGERGEEGELGLSGKDGRDGSRGPKGDIGQPGPTGLPGRSGRDGQPGPPGIPGALAAGDSVPGAPGPRGQDGNPGSPGIPAAKGERGERGDQGERGDDGSPGLRGKPGPPGKDGTVGERGPPGEGGARGDPGIPGKNGPPGPTGASGAVGQPGLEGPPGLPGDSGPSGRPGEKGEAGRDGKDGDGGQPGLPGPPGNRGKSGEDGMPGVQGLTGEKGPPGSQGSPGMTGHKGPPGKQGDTGLPGTIGPRGKAGPTGPIGVTGKPGPRGGRGFPGIEGQTGLPGRQGPVGPRGKQGPQGIQGKSGNSGPQGLPGLPGQSGKPGPPGPPGPPGETITVMPNAISSSNGSPGPEGRQGSMGPSGLPGERGASGERGPSGGMGMPGIPGSPGSPGISGPPGIQGRPGQNGKDGRPGREYSEEDLRDICASVLRDRLSELTSGLRGPPGPPGRGYRGVPGKSGPRGPIGDPGIQGEHGQRGFPGLPGMPGPYGSSGPKGDRGDRGDHGPPGIGESGPMGPRGNPGPIGPRGVGEQGPMGERGAPGKRGKQGVAGGPGPIGPPGYCEFCDVLALQSNRQSSTKKGP; via the exons ATGGAGGAGATCTTAGGGAAGCCGTGGTGCAAAAG acTCTCATTGAGGTCTTTTATGCTCTCGGCTTTGGCTATAAACATCTTTATATCCTTAACTATTGCCAATCCCCGACCCAAATCCAAACCCCAAAATGGAGAAGAAGAATATTATTACACCGAATATGGAGAAGATTATGAAGGTGATAATGATTACTATTACGACAATTATGATGAGTATGGAGCTGAAAGGG GACCTCAACGCGGGGATCAGTCTCCTTCTGAGCGCCCAGAAACAACTACAGTTACGactaaaa TTGAAGTTGTTCGAGTTTTAAGCAAGAATCGTCCTTCTTACTACTGGTCTATTGATGAGGGTATTGAAGGATATCTCATGCGTACACCGACTATTTATCGTGTCGTTTCACCTGGTCTACACGGAGATAACAGTGTTAGTTTTGAAGTCGAAAATAGGCCTGGCCACTATCTTATTCATCGTGATGGTCAATTGTTCGTTGAGGAATTCCGAAACAATCCAACATTTAAAAGAGAAGGCTCTTGGATTATTAGACAGAACCAATTTTTCAATGGTTTCACATCCTTTGAATCTGCAATACGGCCCGGATATTTTATCCGACATAGAAATAGGCGTCTTCAACTATCTGAAATTTTAAGTGATAGAGATAAAGAAGATGCTGCATTTCAGATGGTTGATCCTTACGGTGGAGGTATAGTAGAGC GGTATGACCGATGGAAAAGTATGATTGGAAGAACTTTGAGAGTAGAATCAAGGGCCATGCCGTCTAATTATTGGTGGGTCAGTAGGCCTAGAAGCGATTATCCAAATGAACCTCTACCTAGTGCATTAAGAAGAGAATGGCATGTGTTTCGAATGGTCAATGGCCTAGGAGGAGAAGGTACTGTTTCCTTTGAGTCCACTTTACAGCCTGGCTACTTTCTTAGAAATCGAGGAGGCATACTTACTGCAGAACGAGGACAGTCTAGAGATGGTGATTACCGAAGAGAATGTTCCTTCAGAGTAACggaaaataagtttttcgaTGGGTATGTTTCATTTCATGATATGAGAAACGAAAACCTGTGGATTAGACAAAATAACGGTGCTCTTCAACTAACTGAATTGAGTAACGATAGTGACAAAAGCGATGCATCCTTTTTGATGAGTGAAGTAGAGTTTGTAAGGCCTCCACCTCTTCCAAATAATGAAAGACCCCCTCCACCTCCTCCAAATACTGAAAGGCCCCCTCCTCCGGTTACAAGACCACCCCCTCCTCCAATCACAAGGCCACCACCTCCTCCAATCACGAGGCCACCACCTCCTCCTCCAATCACGAGGCCACCACCTCCTCCTCCAATCACGAGGCCACCACCTCCTCCAATCACAAGACCACCTCCTCCACCCATTACCAGAGCACCCCCTCCTCCTATTACAAGGGCACCTCCTCCAAACCTCGAACCTCCTGTCACCCGTCCACCTCCTCCACCAATTACTCGTCCTCCCCCTCCACCCGTTACTCGACCTCCGCCACCACCTTGGCCAGTCACACGACCACCACCTCCTGAGGTTACTCGTCCTTCCCCACAACCTCGTCCAAACACTAGACCTCCACCACCACGCACAACATCGATTGCTCCGAATTATGGTAGTTATGGAGAAAATGAGTATTATAGTACATATCCTTGTGCTGATTACAAACCTGGAGAAGACGATCTTCAAAATTTCGACTTCATAAGAAAATTCCAATTAGATGTTAACCTTGATGGCTATCCCGGAGTTTCTCGTGTGAGAGGCTCAAATCAGATGCAAACGGCTTATGGAATCGATTCGAGTGCAGATCTAAGTATGAGAACAAC tcGAACATTTAACCAAGGTCTACCCGAGCAATTCAGTTTTGTTACAACATTTAGAGCTAAAGAACCCATTCAAAATCGTTGGCATTTGATTCGAATTACTGATGGATCAGGTAACCCACAATTTGCTGTTGGATTAGACCCAAGACGTAGAACCATTGAATTTTCAATCATGAAGTATGACAGGACTCTTCAAACGCTCACATGGAATAAGGATGATATATTTGTTCCAGTGGACCAATGGACCAAAGTTCATTTTGGTGTATTTAGAGATAATGTTTTGTTATACGTAAATTGTGAACCTGTTGGTGCTCAGCCTCTTGAAGTTGTAGATTCTCGTATTAATTTGAACGGAGAAATTTTGATTGCAAAAGATGCAGACTCATCTGCTACTATGCCTGTAGACCTTCAGTGGATGGTAATGACTTGTGATCCTGATAGTGTAAGACGCGAAACTTGTGATGAACTACCT CAAAAGGAACAGCCGCAACTTCCCCAATGTGAAAAAACTTGTCCTGCCGGACCACCAGGATCTCAGGGCCTTCCA ggACGAGGTGGGAGACCAGGAGAAGTTGGAGAAAGAGGGGCACCGGGTCGACCAGGCAATACTGGTGAAACTGGAAAACAAGGTTTTCCTGGATTACCTGGTGAAATT GGTAGACCTGGAGTTCAAGGATCACCTGGTTTGAGAGGTCCATCTGGCCCTGAAGGATTAAAAGGAGAAATAGGTCTTCCTGGTCCTCTTGGACCACCTGGAGCTCGTGGAAAAGAAGGGCCTAGTGGCAAGCCAGGCCCATCAGGAGAGCAAGGACGTCCTGGATTACCTGGTCAACAAGGAAAAACTGGTGAACGTGGTCCAGCTGGTGATATAACTACTGTTGTTGGACCAGTTGGTCCTCCTGGTCCAAAAGGATCTGAAGGATTGTCT GGCCTACCAGGATTGGATGGAATTCCAGGAGCTAAAGGAGAAAGAGGAGAAGAAGGTGAATTGGGTTTATCTGGTAAAGATGGAAGAGATGGTTCACGAGGGCCAAAAGGAGACATAGGCCAACCTGGTCCTACTGGACTACCCGGAAGATCAGGAAGAGATGGTCAGCCAGGGCCCCCAGGAATACCTGGAGCTCTAGCTGCTGGAGACAGTGTTCCAGGTGCACCTGGTCCCAGAGGTCAAGACGGAAATCCTGGTTCTCCAGGTATTCCTGCAGCTAAAGGAGAGCGTGGAGAACGAGGGGATCAAGGTGAAAGAGGAGATGATGGATCTCCAGGATTAAGAGGAAAGCCAGGTCCACCTGGTAAAGATGGTACTGTTGGAGAAAGGGGTCCCCCAGGAGAAGGTGGGGCAAGAGGAGACCCTGGAATACCGGGAAAAAATGGTCCTCCTGGACCAACTGGTGCTTCGGGAGCAGTCGGACAACCTGGTCTTGAAGGGCCTCCAGGACTTCCTGGAGATTCTGGACCCAGTGGGAGACCTGGTGAGAAGGGAGAAGCTGGGCGCGATGGTAAAGACGGAGATGGTGGACAACCTGGTTTACCTGGCCCACCTGGAAATAGAGGGAAATCAGGAGAAGATGGAATGCCTGGTGTTCAAGGTCTTACCGGTGAAAAAGGACCTCCTGGTTCTCAGGGATCACCAGGAATGACTGGTCACAAAGGACCTCCAGGAAAACAAGGGGATAcg gGATTACCAGGAACTATTGGTCCAAGAGGCAAAGCTGGACCAACGGGTCCTATTGGAGTAACGGGAAAACCAGGTCCTAGAGGTGGTCGTGGATTTCCTGGTATTGAAGGACAAACTGGTCTTCCGGGAAGACAGGGTCCTGTTGGGCCTAGAGGAAAACAAGGGCCACAA GGAATACAAGGTAAATCAGGAAATTCTGGGCCACAGGGTCTACCAGGGCTTCCTGGTCAATCTGGAAAACCCGGCCCTCCAGGTCCTCCAGGACCACCGGGTGAGACTATTACTGTGATGCCTAATGCTATTAGTAGTAGCAATGGCTCACCTGGTCCTGAAGGACGGCAAGGGTCTATGGGACCTTCAGGACTTCCTGGGGAACGAGGGGCAAGTGGAGAAAGAGGTCCATCAGGTGGTATGGGAATGCCAGGTATTCCAGGATCACCTGGTTCTCCAGGTATATCAGGACCACCTGGTATTCAAGGAAGACCAGGGCAGAATGGAAAAGATGGAAGACCA ggacGAGAATATAGTGAAGAAGACTTAAGAGATATATGCGCTTCTGTTCTTagag atcGTTTGTCAGAATTAACTTCTGGATTGAGAGGACCTCCAGGGCCCCCTGGAAGAGGATACAGAGGTGTTCCAGGAAAGTCGGGTCCACGAGGTCCTATTGGTGATCCTGGAATACAAGGAGAGCATGGTCAGAGAGGTTTTCCAGGACTTCCAGGAATGCCTGGACCTTATGGTAGCTCCGGTCCGAAAGGAGACCGAGGTGATAGGGGAGATCATGGCCCTCCTGGAATAGGTGAAAGTGGACCAATGGGACCGAGGGGTAA